The window ATTCGTGAAATGGGCAAGTTCCTCTCGGAAAATGGCAAGAAGGACAACAGCCTGGTCAAGCTCGCCTATGAACATGACGTGCCAATTTTCTGCCCGGCCTTTGTCGATAGCTCCGCTGGCTTCGGCTTGGTTAAACATCAGGTCGACCGCGCAAAGGCTGGCAAGCCCTATATGATGATCGACGCCGTTGCAGATTTCCGGGAGCTCACGGATATCAAGATCAAGGCAGGGACAACCGGCCTCCTGATGATCGGCGGCGGCGTGCCCAAGAACTTCATCCAGGATACCGTCGTCTGCGCTGAAATCCTCGGACATGAGGACGTGGAAGTCCACAAATATGCGGTCCAGATCACAGTCGCGGACGTCCGCGATGGGGCATGTTCGTCCTCCACGCTTCAAGAGGCGGCAAGCTGGGGCAAGGTCAATACCGGCATTGAACAAATGGTCTTCGCAGAAGCTGGCTCAGTGATGCCCCTGCTCGCTTCGGATGCATATCATCGTGGAGCCTGGAAGACCCGCGCCAAGCGCAGGTGGGGCGCAATTTTCGACTAGAAATCGGTCTCTTTTGACAACTCAAATAATCTGAGGCAGCTTCCCCTCCTCCAAAACAATAAGGAGGGGAGCAACTCTTGGAAAACACCATACTCGCACCAGCAGCCGTTCTCGTGCTCTGGTCTCTCATCATGCTTGGCTGGATGGCTCTGACCAGATTCCCGGCCATTGCCAAGTCCGGCATGGATCTGAAATCCTTTCCACCCGGGGGACGAGGCCAGGATCTGGACGCCGTTTTGCCGCCTAGCGTCAACTGGAAATCCCACAACTACACAAACCTGATGGAGCAGCCGACGATATTCTACGCAACCGTGTTTGTTCTGGCGCTCTCTGGCGCAGGTGGCGGCACGAACACAACGCTCGCTTGGGCGTACACCGGCATCCGCATCGTCCACAGCATCTGGCAAGCAACCGTGAACAAGGTGATGCCGGTCCGGTTCGGCCTGTTTTGCCTGTCGACTGGCTGTCTCCTTGTTCTTGCCATCAACGCAGTACGCATCACTCTGGGGGTCTGACACATGAAAAGCGAAATTCTTCAGCCGATCGTAGCACTTGCCGCATGGACGATGGTCATGTGGCTCTGGATGTATGCCACGCGGATACCCGCAATGGGCAAGGTCAAGGAATTGGACACCACCAATATGGTAGGCGGCACCGGCGCCAAACTGGATGGTGTCCTGCCAGAAAAAGTCCAATGGATTGCGCATAACTATAACCATTTGCATGAAGCGCCGACTGTGTTTTACGCTGTTGCGCTCACACTCGCAGTGGCAGGCGCAGGGGATGGCCCGAATGCCCATATTGCCTGGATCTATGTGGCCCTGCGCATCCTCCACAGCCTCATTCAGGCACTCTGGAACCGTGTGATGGTACGTTTCCTTGTCTTCGTGCTTTCAAGCCTGACGTTGATTTGTCTTGTATATCAGGCTGCGACGGCTGTCTGCTCTGGTTAGCGTTTGAAGGTTGCTGCCAGTTCCACATGGGTCGACCAGCGGAACTGGCCAACCGGCTTGATCGTCACCAGTCTGTAACCCGCGTCCATCAGCGATTTGGCGTCGCGTGCGAAGGTCGACGGATTGCATGAAACATAGGCAATGCAGGCGACTCGGGATTTCGCCAGTTGCTCGACCTGCTCCTTGGCTCCTGCCCGAGGCGGATCGAGGATTACGGCGTCGAAGCGATCAAGCTCGTCTGGCGAAAGGGCTCGTCGAAACAGATCGCGATGTTCGCAGGCAATTTGCTTCCCCACCTTTCGTGCAGAGGCCTGTAGGGTGACGAGCGGGTCGCGAGCACCTTCAGCGGCGTAGATAACCCGGTCAACCGACAAGGCAAAAGTGCCTAGCCCGGCAAAAAGGTCCGCAATGGCGGGACGGTCGGCAACGGCGTTACGAACGGCATCCACCAGAACAGCTTCACCCTGCGGGGTTGCTTGAAGAAAAGCCCCTTCCGGGAGCACAACAGGCACAGTCCCGAACGTTATCGTCACAGGTTCCGGTTCCCAGCGCGCCGAAGGCCCAAAGCCTTCATCGATCGAAAGCCGGGCGAGTTTGTGAAGTGCCGCAAAGTCCAACAGCGTTTCGGTCGCCGCCAAGCCGTCGACCTCAATTCCTGTAAGCAAGAGGTCCACACCCTGATCGGCCCATGTCATGCGCACTGTTGCCCGTTTCCGTTCGGGTAGAAGTGTGGCCAGAAGCCGCCGCAATGGAGCAACCAAATCCTCCAGATGCGGATCAAGGACCGCACAGCTGCGCACGTCGGTTATCCTGTGGCTGGACGCTTCGTTGAACCCCAGCAGGACTTGGCGCCCCTTGCGTTCAGCAGTGAGTGCCGCCCGCCTTCGGCTTCGCGGAGGCGAAACATGGGCTTCCTCGAATTGCTCGAACGCAATACCTTGAGCAGAAAGGGCGGACCCGATCCGGTCGCGCAGAAAATCGGCAAAGGCAACATCATCGACATGCTGCAGCTGACATCCGCCACATGTACCGAAGTGTGGACAGGCGGGGGCCGCGCGGTGCGGACCTGGAACAATTGTTCCGTCGTCCTGAACACTATCGCCCGGCGCGGTCGACGCGTAATAGCTGCCGTCGTCCGCAATCCCGTCGCCGCGGGCAGCAAGGCTGATGATCCTTTTTATCGCAATTGCCTCACAGACAGGTAGCAATTGCGGCAGGAATACGAGCCGGGATTTCGTCAGCAATCAATGCCGGGCCAGCAAGCCGTGCCGCTTCTGCGTGGATCCACACGCCAGCCGAGGCCGCATCATAGGGACTTCGCCCGTTTGCCAGAAACGCAGCCACAATGCCTGCCAATACATCGCCCGTTCCTGCAGTCGCCAACCACCCCGGTCCGGCTTGCGCCACTCGAACGTGTCCATCCGGACAGGCAATCACAGTGTCGGAACCCTTGAAGACAACGACAGCGCCAGAGATTTCCGCAGCGGCGCGGGCACGATCGATTTTGCTCCCGCTCAGCTCCCCAAACAGCGCAGCAAACTCTCCAGCATGCGGCGTCATGACGATCGGAGACGGCCGGCGTTTCATTTCAGGAAAATCATCCGGTCTCAACAACATCAGTGCGTCCGCATCAAGCACTATGGGACAAGACTTCTCCAGAATCTGGTCAAGCTGCTTGCGTGCCTCGGGACCACGCCCCAGACCTGGTCCGACAAGCAGTGCCGCGACGCGACGATCCTCAAGGATGGCTTCGCATCGCCGATGGACAACGGCATGCGGCAAAGCCATTCCGTCCATGCCTGAAGCGAGCACATAGCCCGCAATTCGGATTGCCGCCAAAGCGCTCAGGGCGCCAGCGCCAGGCATCTCCCCGCCAATGA of the Aquisediminimonas profunda genome contains:
- a CDS encoding MAPEG family protein, translating into MENTILAPAAVLVLWSLIMLGWMALTRFPAIAKSGMDLKSFPPGGRGQDLDAVLPPSVNWKSHNYTNLMEQPTIFYATVFVLALSGAGGGTNTTLAWAYTGIRIVHSIWQATVNKVMPVRFGLFCLSTGCLLVLAINAVRITLGV
- a CDS encoding MAPEG family protein — protein: MKSEILQPIVALAAWTMVMWLWMYATRIPAMGKVKELDTTNMVGGTGAKLDGVLPEKVQWIAHNYNHLHEAPTVFYAVALTLAVAGAGDGPNAHIAWIYVALRILHSLIQALWNRVMVRFLVFVLSSLTLICLVYQAATAVCSG
- a CDS encoding 1,9-bis(guanidino)-5-aza-nonane synthase, encoding MTTPQINAQRKAELLSKTVEHIDIKSFDARPIIDAMGKMSFTSRDLARATGIYNQMLEDPNCSIFLVIAGSTSAGGCMDLYAELVRNNMVDGVVATGATIVDMDFFEGLGHKHYQALEVPDDDTLRSLYIDRIYDTYIDEEQLQDCDFTINQIAESLEPKAYSSRAFIREMGKFLSENGKKDNSLVKLAYEHDVPIFCPAFVDSSAGFGLVKHQVDRAKAGKPYMMIDAVADFRELTDIKIKAGTTGLLMIGGGVPKNFIQDTVVCAEILGHEDVEVHKYAVQITVADVRDGACSSSTLQEAASWGKVNTGIEQMVFAEAGSVMPLLASDAYHRGAWKTRAKRRWGAIFD
- a CDS encoding class I SAM-dependent RNA methyltransferase translates to MAIKRIISLAARGDGIADDGSYYASTAPGDSVQDDGTIVPGPHRAAPACPHFGTCGGCQLQHVDDVAFADFLRDRIGSALSAQGIAFEQFEEAHVSPPRSRRRAALTAERKGRQVLLGFNEASSHRITDVRSCAVLDPHLEDLVAPLRRLLATLLPERKRATVRMTWADQGVDLLLTGIEVDGLAATETLLDFAALHKLARLSIDEGFGPSARWEPEPVTITFGTVPVVLPEGAFLQATPQGEAVLVDAVRNAVADRPAIADLFAGLGTFALSVDRVIYAAEGARDPLVTLQASARKVGKQIACEHRDLFRRALSPDELDRFDAVILDPPRAGAKEQVEQLAKSRVACIAYVSCNPSTFARDAKSLMDAGYRLVTIKPVGQFRWSTHVELAATFKR